One Halichondria panicea chromosome 6, odHalPani1.1, whole genome shotgun sequence genomic window carries:
- the LOC135337635 gene encoding phospholipase A2 group XV-like, which produces MQLLTLVVCVAVVILLEQCEATPSPIVLIPGVMGSQLQVKDQTSSTLCSTGRKYKELWISPLRVTLYNICAKRELPLRYDANTNSYHNNTKVKIHVPGFGGTSSVEYLNPGWINTLPYFHDTVEYFVDRGYKRGKTIRGAPYDWRLAADELEKRGYFHRLKTMIEDMYKTNGNTKVTLVVHSMGGLVSLHFLTGFSGINQAWKDKYIHAYVTLSAAWSGGAATVQSVISGYHGIPDLLLFAYDLISDFIVPIGRTFESLPWLFPKPSVFGNVAFISTPSKTYSANNYEQLFRDINAPNVYRAFQGVQGLVSDYPAPNVPTYCFYGVGVPTPEKFTYSKDLTPSNAIGLRPVVKNGDGDGSVNTISSRVCHRWSSMPSKYSFRYKAFNKVNHAKIVSNSKVLGDIGAIVGAPPKRKSWWAKR; this is translated from the exons ATGCAGCTGCTAACGTTGGTGGTGTGTGTTGCTGTGGTGATACTACTCGAGCAATGTGAGGCTACCCCATCACCCATTGTCCTCA TTCCGGGTGTGATGGGTTCCCAACTCCAAGTTAAGGATCAGACCTCGAGTACATTGTGTTCCACTGGTCGCAAATACAAGGAGCTATGGATATCTCCATTACGAGTCACCCTCTACAATATCTGTGCCAAGAGAGAGCTGCC ATTGAGATACGACGCAAACACTAACTCCTACCACAACAATACTAAAGTGAAGATCCATGTTCCTGGATTTGGTGGGACATCGAGTGTGGAATATCTCAACCCTGGATGGATAAATACACTCCCGTATTTTCACGACACGGTGGAATACTTTGttgatcgaggctacaaaagagGAAAGACTATTCGAGGGGCTCCTTATGACTGGAGATTGGCTGCAG ATGAACTTGAGAAGAGAGGATACTTCCATCGTCTCAAGACGATGATTGAAGACATGTACAAAACCAACGGTAATACCAAGGTGACCCTGGTCGTACACAGTATGGGTGGTCTCGTATCCCTTCACTTTCTGACTGGCTTCAGTGGGATTAACCAAGCATGGAAGGATAAGTACATCCATGCGTACGTTACATTGTCAGCTGCTTGGTCTGGTGGTGCAGCGACTGTTCAAAGTGTCATATCTGGTTACCATGGTATTCCTGACTTGCTGTTATTTGCGTACGATTTGATCAGCGACTTTATTGTTCCGATTGGTCGTACATTCGAGAGTCTTCCTTGGTTGTTTCCGAAGCCCTCAGTGTTTGGCAATGTTGCTTTTATATCAACACCGTCCAAAACATACTCAGCTAACAATTATGAACAGCTGTTTCGTGACATCAATGCTCCAAATGTTTATCGGGCTTTTCAAGGCGTGCAAGGTTTAGTATCGGATTACCCCGCTCCCAATGTACCAACATACTGTTTCTATGGAGTTGGTGTACCTACCCCGGAAAAATTCACCTATTCAAAAGATCTGACACCTAGTAATGCTATTGGCTTACGACCAGTTGTTAAGAACGGAGACGGAGACGGATCAGTAAACACTATTAGCTCTAGGGTATGTCACAGGTGGTCAAGTATGCCTTCCAAATATTCGTTCCGGTACAAGGCCTTCAACAAAGTAAATCACGCCAAGATTGTGTCTAACAGCAAAGTTCTCGGAGACATTGGTGCAATAGTTGGGGCACCTCCAAAACGTAAAAGTTGGTGGGCCAAAAGATAA
- the LOC135337634 gene encoding phosphatidylcholine-sterol acyltransferase-like, with the protein MMRQLLTLVVCVAVVILLEQCDATPSPIVLIPGIMGSRLEVKDNEPRSLCSTRHKYKKLWINPLRILRRNYCAKRELPLLYDASTNSFHNNTNVKIHVPGFGNTNGVEYLTTGLLPYLHEAVEYFVDRGYKRGKTIRAAPYDWRLAADELEKRGYFHRLKSMIEDMYETNGNTKVTLVVHSMGGLVSLHFLTGFSGINQAWKDKYIHAYVTLSAAWSGGASALQTVISGIHNTHGFLLFANDYISDFVVPIVRTLESVPWLFPKTSVFGNEVFVSTPSKNYTASDYENLFGNIGYTNGYLFFQGVQALVTDFPAPNVSTYCYYGVGVNTPKKLSYEKDFRSGVNTIGLTPTTIFSDGDGTVNIESSRVCHGWSSMKPQYNFSHKAYNEVDHLNIIKDEHVLNDIARIVGAPRKRKSFWERLFG; encoded by the exons ATGATGAGGCAGCTGCTAACGCTGGTGGTGTGTGTTGCTGTGGTGATACTACTCGAGCAATGTGATGCTACTCCATCACCCATTGTCCTCA TTCCTGGAATAATGGGCTCTCGGCTTGAAGTGAAGGACAACGAACCAAGATCTCTATGCTCCACTCGCCACAAGTACAAGAAGCTGTGGATTAATCCTCTTCGAATTCTTCGTCGGAACTACTGCGCAAAAAGAGAATTACC GTTGCTTTACGATGCAAGTACCAACTCGTTCCATAACAACACTAACGTCAAGATCCATGTTCCGGGATTTGGCAATACAAACGGTGTTGAATACTTGACTACAGGCTTGTTGCCTTACTTACACGAGGCGGTGGAATACTTTGtagatcgaggctacaaaagagGAAAGACAATACGTGCTGCTCCTTATGACTGGAGATTGGCTGCAG ATGAGCTTGAGAAGAGAGGATACTTCCATCGTCTCAAGTCGATGATTGAAGACATGTACGAAACCAACGGCAATACAAAGGTGACCCTGGTCGTACACAGTATGGGTGGTCTCGTTTCCCTGCACTTTCTGACTGGCTTCAGTGGGATTAACCAAGCATGGAAGGACAAGTACATCCATGCGTACGTTACACTGTCAGCTGCTTGGTCCGGAGGTGCTAGTGCATTGCAAACAGTTATATCTGGGATACACAATACACATGGTTTCTTACTATTTGCAAATGATTATATTAGTGACTTCGTTGTTCCAATTGTTCGTACACTAGAAAGTGTCCCTTGGCTCTTTCCGAAAACTTCTGTTTTTGGAAATGAAGTATTCGTTTCAACACCATCTAAGAATTACACGGCTAGTGACTATGAAAATCTCTTTGGAAACATTGGCTACACAAATGGCTACCTATTCTTTCAAGGAGTGCAAGCACTTGTCACTGATTTTCCTGCTCCGAATGTATCAACATACTGTTACTATGGCGTTGGTGTGAACACTCCAAAAAAGCTCTCGTACGAAAAAGATTTTCGATCTGGTGTGAACACAATTGGTTTGACTCCCACTACTATTTTTAGTGATGGAGATGGTACAGTGAACATTGAGAGCTCAAGGGTATGTCACGGGTGGTCAAGCATGAAACCACAATATAATTTCTCCCACAAAGCGTACAATGAGGTTGATCATTTGAATATTATCAAGGATGAGCACGTTTTGAATGACATCGCTAGAATAGTTGGAGCACCTCGAAAAAGGAAGAGCTTTTGGGAGAGACTTTTTGGATAA
- the LOC135337593 gene encoding uncharacterized protein LOC135337593, translated as MPCCCHCNRTGKCRNCQCAKLERSCTNCLPLRLGKCENSDPPDPPDHENPPPQPPSPNGSRIEDSEDDSQDDSSNLPSNSLPFEPTTLPNYDPMAEPQFIWGEIDPESFTQQLNKTYSEVVHWKRNIFSVPSGKAGKSFVSELSRLFRSYTEGSALESVALKAVTTMSILLLQKPSRSSKSRDHTTCLERRLKTWKAGDFDNLLLEGRTIQQRLGSRKRPQEEPDQLARAFSNLMLKGNTKAALRLISEGSRGGVLHLSDTALSHGDESQSVLDILKSKHPSGQPVDPTTLVDKVKDPPAIHPIIFDSIDGKTIRSAALRTKGAAGPSGIDAHGWRRICTSFKSASDDICHSLALLTRKICTTFVDPEGLSPLLACRLIALNKNPGVRPIGICETVRRIVAKAVLTVTSDDIQDAAGSTQLCAGQTAGTEAAVHAMNLAFNSKEENAVLLVDASNAFNSLNRQTALRNVRVLCPSISTILISTYRQDTELFVDGSTLLSQEGTTQGDPLAMPMYAIALKPLMDRVNQSVEVTQAWYADDAAATSDIPALHRWWEELTNIGPAYGYMVNASKTHLIVKASQLSEAQTTFEDTQINITTIGKSHLGSPLGSQEFTESFVRDKVQTWSEELKKLSIIANTHPQAAYAAFTHGIVGKWTYLARTTPNIGPLLQPLEDIIRTKLLPALCGRAAPNDTERDLLELPARLGGIGVINPTTLSDSAYSASKQIPAPLYNLILNGSLDYTHEAFTEQFTAKLEVKKRKRELNVTSADQLKSNLPPNLQRAMILSQEKGASNWLTVLPVEEFGLALHKGAFRDALALRYGWQPNGTPITCACGTNFSVEHALSCAKGGYPSIRHNEIKDFTANLMSEVCHNVAIEPHLQPITGEILSGASANTQDGARLDVAADDFWGSRFERAFFDVRVFNPYAPSNRQPQLSTTYRKHENIKKRAYDQRIRDVENSTFTPLILSSTGGLGRAATSTYKRLASLLSTKWDQPYSTTMGWIRCRLSFSLLRSAIMCIRGARSSQGHATRQPPIDLVTSESLVPPHP; from the coding sequence ATGCCTTGCTGCTGTCATTGCAATCGAACCGGTAAATGCAGGAACTGCCAATGCGCCAAACTGGAAAGATCGTGTACCAATTGTCTCCCCCTTCGTCTGGGAAAGTGCGAAAATTCTGACCCACCCGACCCACCAGACCATGAAAATCCACCTCCTCAACCACCTTCCCCCAACGGCTCCAGAATCGAGGATAGTGAAGATGATTCCCAAGATGACTCAAGTAACCTGCCAAGCAACTCTCTCCCATTCGAGCCTACCACACTCCCCAACTACGACCCAATGGCTGAACCACAGTTCATCTGGGGGGAGATTGACCCTGAGTCCTTCACCCAGCAACTAAACAAGACTTACTCAGAAGTGGTACACTGGAAGAGAAACATATTCTCTGTTCCATCGGGAAAGGCCGGCAAAAGCTTTGTAAGCGAACTATCTCGCCTTTTCAGAAGCTATACAGAGGGCTCAGCACTGGAATCAGTCGCCCTAAAAGCAGTTACCACGATGAGCATCCTGCTCTTACAGAAACCAAGTCGCTCCTCCAAATCCCGTGATCACACTACCTGCCTAGAGAGACGCCTAAAAACATGGAAGGCAGGGGACTTCGACAACCTCCTGCTAGAAGGCAGGACCATTCAGCAGCGGTTAGGATCAAGGAAGAGACCCCAAGAAGAACCAGACCAGCTCGCTCGTGCTTTTTCAAACTTAATGTTGAAAGGGAACACAAAGGCGGCCCTGAGACTCATCTCTGAAGGAAGTAGAGGGGGTGTTCTGCACTTGAGCGATACCGCTCTCTCGCACGGTGACGAGTCACAATCCGTCCTGGACATTCTGAAATCTAAACACCCCTCAGGCCAACCAGTGGACCCAACCACCCTCGTGGATAAGGTGAAAGATCCACCAGCCATCCACCCTATTATTTTTGACAGCATCGATGGGAAGACCATACGCTCAGCAGCCCTACGCACTAAAGGAGCAGCCGGGCCTTCAGGGATTGACGCACATGGATGGAGGAGGATATGTACCTCCTTTAAGTCTGCCTCCGATGATATTTGCCATTCATTAGCCCTTCTAACCAGAAAGATCTGCACGACCTTCGTCGACCCTGAAGGACTCAGTCCACTCTTGGCCTGTCGTTTAATAGCTCTCAACAAGAACCCAGGTGTGCGACCTATCGGAATTTGCGAGACAGTTCGCAGAATCGTTGCCAAGGCCGTACTCACAGTCACAAGTGATGATATCCAAGACGCTGCTGGCTCTACCCAACTTTGTGCAGGCCAAACGGCTGGTACTGAGGCTGCAGTCCATGCTATGAACCTCGCATTTAATTCTAAAGAAGAAAACGCGGTACTTTTGGTCGATGCTAGCAATGCATTCAACTCTCTAAACCGCCAGACGGCACTTAGAAATGTTAGGGTCCTCTGTCCATCCATTTCAACCATTCTCATTAGTACTTACCGCCAGGATACGGAACTGTTTGTCGATGGATCCACTCTGTTATCCCAGGAAGGCACCACCCAGGGTGACCCATTGGCAATGCCCATGTACGCCATCGCCCTGAAACCCCTAATGGACAGAGTTAACCAGTCCGTAGAAGTCACCCAGGCATGGTACGCTGATGACGCTGCTGCCACTAGTGACATCCCTGCTCTTCACAGATGGTGGGAGGAGCTGACCAATATTGGCCCTGCCTATGGATACATGGTCAACGCCTCTAAAACTCATCTGATAGTAAAAGCCAGCCAACTCTCAGAAGCCCAAACAACTTTCGAAGACACACAGATCAACATCACCACAATTGGGAAATCACACTTAGGATCCCCTCTTGGAAGCCAGGAATTCACAGAGTCATTCGTCAGAGATAAAGTGCAGACCTGGTCAGAGGAACTGAAAAAATTGTCGATCATTGCGAACACCCACCCTCAAGCCGCTTATGCCGCTTTCACCCACGGCATTGTAGGTAAATGGACATACCTAGCGAGAACCACCCCAAACATTGGCCCACTGTTACAACCACTGGAAGACATCATAAGGACAAAATTACTCCCAGCCCTGTGTGGAAGAGCAGCCCCCAATGACACAGAAAGGGACCTGCTGGAACTTCCAGCTAGGCTAGGTGGAATAGGGGTCATCAACCCAACAACTCTGTCAGACTCGGCCTACTCTGCCTCCAAACAAATCCCTGCGCCCCTCTACAACCTCATACTAAACGGAAGCCTGGACTATACACACGAGGCTTTCACAGAGCAGTTTACAGCAAAGTTAGAGgtcaaaaaaagaaaaagggaGCTAAACGTCACTTCTGCAGACCAGCTCAAGTCAAACCTACCACCTAACCTCCAACGAGCTATGATCTTATCCCAGGAAAAGGGAGCCTCAAACTGGTTAACAGTACTACCTGTGGAAGAATTTGGCCTAGCACTGCACAAAGGTGCCTTCAGAGACGCACTAGCACTCAGATATGGGTGGCAACCCAATGGCACCCCAATCACATGCGCTTGTGGCACCAACTTCTCAGTGGAACACGCGTTATCATGTGCCAAAGGTGGCTATCCCTCCATAAGGCATAACGAGATCAAAGACTTCACGGCCAACCTCATGTCAGAAGTTTGCCACAATGTCGCCATAGAACCACATCTACAACCCATCACCGGCGAAATTCTGTCAGGTGCATCTGCCAACACACAAGATGGTGCCAGATTAGACGTGGCAGCAGATGATTTTTGGGGAAGCAGGTTTGAGAGAGCATTTTTTGATGTTAGGGTGTTCAACCCGTACGCTCCCTCAAACAGGCAACCGCAACTATCCACAACCTACCGCAAGCACGAAAACATAAAGAAGAGAGCCTATGACCAACGAATCAGAGATGTAGAAAACTCGACCTTCACTCCCCTCATCCTGTCAAGTACTGGGGGCCTTGGGCGTGCCGCTACCTCCACCTACAAGAGATTGGCGTCTCTCCTGTCAACAAAATGGGATCAGCCCTACAGCACCACCATGGGATGGATCAGATGCAGGCTGTCCTTCTCTCTCCTCAGATCAGCCATCATGTGCATTAGGGGGGCCCGATCAAGCCAAGGGCACGCCACCAGACAGCCCCCTATTGACCTAGTGACAAGCGAGTCCCTGGTCCCACCACACCCATGA